A part of Desulfobacter sp. genomic DNA contains:
- a CDS encoding NAD-binding protein, with protein MFHMIKTLLRAGFKYRGMVLVSAYMALLLLSSVLIALVEPEGTALTHLDQALWWSIVTSTTVGYGDIYPATQAGKLIAVILPMFMGIGLGAAFITHVASCLIERRDRKMHGEKPYTGSGHLLLVGHTEETEYLAQQIREDESYSSQDIVLLADLPRHPMSEEPNFFFVKGRPDTIAALNRANVSQADQIVIHTGNDESSLFALINALKLKSDACGITVRCLSSQSLETFSSVPGKFEVIMQMTAEMMVQAMQDKVHLPLQILLKNDEGEEIYYVSVSGIGPGQTWWGLHNYLKERYGYLSFALCLGDGSIMVNPPAAEPVEAGCGIWLMAEKRPVNLEWPG; from the coding sequence GTGTTTCATATGATTAAAACCCTGCTGCGTGCCGGGTTCAAATACCGGGGCATGGTGCTGGTCAGTGCCTATATGGCCCTGCTCTTATTGTCCAGTGTCCTTATCGCCCTGGTGGAACCCGAAGGCACCGCTTTGACCCACCTGGACCAGGCCCTGTGGTGGAGTATCGTCACCTCCACCACCGTGGGCTATGGCGACATTTATCCGGCCACCCAGGCCGGCAAACTCATTGCCGTCATCCTTCCCATGTTCATGGGCATCGGACTGGGGGCGGCATTCATCACCCATGTGGCATCCTGCCTGATTGAAAGGAGAGACAGAAAAATGCACGGGGAAAAACCCTATACCGGCTCCGGCCACCTCCTTCTGGTCGGCCACACCGAAGAAACCGAATACCTGGCCCAGCAGATCCGGGAGGATGAAAGCTATTCCAGCCAGGACATTGTCCTGCTGGCGGATCTGCCCCGCCACCCCATGTCCGAAGAACCCAACTTCTTTTTCGTCAAGGGCCGGCCAGATACCATTGCCGCCCTGAACCGGGCCAATGTCTCCCAGGCGGACCAGATCGTTATCCACACCGGCAACGACGAATCCAGCCTTTTCGCCTTGATCAACGCCCTGAAACTCAAATCCGACGCCTGCGGAATTACGGTGCGCTGTCTCTCCAGCCAGAGCCTGGAAACCTTTTCATCTGTGCCGGGCAAATTCGAGGTCATCATGCAGATGACCGCTGAAATGATGGTCCAGGCCATGCAGGACAAGGTTCACCTTCCCCTGCAGATTCTGCTGAAAAACGATGAGGGCGAGGAAATCTACTATGTAAGCGTTTCCGGTATCGGGCCCGGCCAGACCTGGTGGGGCCTGCATAATTATCTCAAAGAAAGATACGGCTACCTGAGCTTTGCCCTCTGCCTTGGCGACGGCAGCATCATGGTCAATCCGCCGGCGGCTGAACCGGTGGAAGCCGGGTGCGGTATCTGGCTCATGGCTGAAAAACGGCCTGTCAACCTGGAATGGCCCGGTTAG